The DNA segment GGCGATGGCTTTGTGCTTCATAATGCCTACAGCCACAGACTGGAGATCATGGATACAGATGATGAGGGAGAATAAATGGGCAAACAGGAGGAGCAACCGGAAAATATCGGTTGCGATAAGTGCAGCATTCCCCTGACTTTGGGCAAGGTCAGACTGGCCTACCTGGGGAGCGTATTTCCGGTGGAACTGTATAAGTGTCCCCGGTGCGGCCTGGTCTATATCCCGGAAGCTTTGGCCAGAGGCAAGATGCAAGAGGTGGAAGCGGCCCTGGAGGATAAATGATGCAAACTGACCGGATTTCAGAAGGCAGCCTGTGGTCCAGACTGCCGGAGGGGGCGCGCCCCGGCGGGCTGAAGCTCACCAGGCGGCTGGTTAACTGCTGCGGTTTTGCGCCTAACGCCAAAGTAACGGATATAGGCTGCGGCATCGGGGCGACCGTGGAATATCTGCGGGATAAGTGCGGCCTGGACCCGGTAGGAGTTGATATATCAGAGGCTTCCCTCCAAAAGGGAAGGGAACGGTCAGCCGGACTGCTGCTCGTCCGGGCTGCCGGCGACGCGCTGCCTTTTGCCGGAGGCTCGGTCCAAGGCGTTTTGGCGGAGTGCAGCCTGTCGGTCATGGAGGACATGGGGCGGGTGCTGGATGAAATCCATCGCATTCTGGTCCCGGGCGGGAAGCTGGCGGTTACTGATCTTTACCTCCGGGAACCGGACCCGGCGCCCCCGGATGCTGCGGCGGATTCTGGCCGTATTGCCGGCGTTTTGAACCAAGCCGGGATGCTGCGCCTGATAGAGGCTAAAGCTTTCAGGCTTCTGCTCTGGGAAGACCATACGGTTTTGCTGAAAGAGTTTGTGGCTGGTTTTATTATGGCTCATGGCTCGCTGGAAGAACTTCAAAGCTGCATGCCGGCGCAGGGAGGCCGGCAGAACTGGCCTGCCGCCAGGCAGCTGGGTTATTGTCTGCTGGTGGCGGAAAAAAGCACCCTGGAGGTGACAGAATGAAAGACCAGGAGATTGGCGTGATGGAGAGATCCTTTGAGAAAATTGAAGCAGACTCTATTGTTGCAGAAATTATGGATAAAGCCACAGGCAAAATTTTTCGGCGCACTCTGCCGGTGAAGTATCTGGAAACCGATAACGGCGTGATATTATCCGGAGAAACTGTTGCCGGCCATCCCAGCGAAATCGCCTTTTATTCCGAAGCAGCCCTGGCTAAAATCCATGACCTGCTTGGCAAAGGACCGGACTCTCCCCGATGTGCCGGGGAACGACTGCCCCGTTTGGTAAAAGAAGGGATCAGGATGAAAAAAGAGAAGAAAGAATAGTGAAATAATTGTGTCATATATATCCAGCTGCACAACGAGGTGAATGGCATGAAAGCCACTACTTTGGGCACTTTTGACAATATTCTGGGCGAATGGGGCAGGTTTATATCCTCCAAAAAGCATAACCCCAGTCATGTCCGGCCCCGGATCGCCGAATCATGGTTCCGATGTTTTCAGGCGGGAGTCAGCCCCTGCAGCCTGGCGCCCCACCGGTCCCTGGACGCCGTGACGCTGCATAAAGTGCTGCAGGAAAAGGAAATGCTCATCAAAATTGCCAAGCCCTTTATGGCTAATCTATATCAGTTTGTGAGGGGCTCGGGTTTTGTGGTGGTATTAACGGATGAAAACGGTCATATCATGGAGCTGTTTGACGACGAAGATACCCTGACCAATCCCATGACCCAGGATTTCTTCCGGGGCGCCAGCTGGCATGAGGAAGAAGCGGGGACCAATGCCATCGGCACAGCGCTGGTCCTGGGAGAACCCATTCAGGTGTCAGGGGCGGAACATTTTCGTCAGAAGCATCACTGCCTGACTTGTTCCGCCGCACCCATTCTTTATTCCGACGGGCGGATCATCGGAATTCTGGATATGTCGGGCGCCTCGCATCTATCCCATTTGCATACCCTGGGGATGGTGGCGGCGGCGGCGGAAGCCATCACGGCCCAGCTGAACATCCGGCGCAAGAACCAGGAGCTGGCCATCATCAACAACCGGTTGACCAATTTCTTTAATGCCGTCTCCGACGGCGTGATCATGATTGACCAAAATGACATGGTAACAGAGATCAATCCGGCGGCCTGGAAGATTTTCGGCCACGCCAGGGAAGATATTCTGGGGCAGCCGGTGCAGCAGCTGTTTGAGGGGAAAGAATCCGGCAAAAGCAAAGTATCAGCTGCTCACGAACCCTATACCGACAGGGCGGTCATGGCTGATACCCAATACGGCCCGTGCCAGTGCCTGGCTTCCGGCGAGCCGGTGGTCAATGAGCAGGGCGCAGTCACCGGCGGCATTATCATTTTGCGGCCGATCAAACAGGTGCAAAACCTGGTCAATCGCTTTAGCGGCTACTCCGCCACCCTGCAGTTTCATGATATTATCGGGGAAAGCGTGGAGATTCGCGAAGCCGTACGGCTGGCTTCCCTGACGGCGATTAATTCGTCGAATATCCTGCTGCAGGGCGAAAGCGGCACCGGCAAAGAGATCTTCGCCCAGGCCATTCATAACCGCAGCGCCCAGCATGCCGGGCCGTTTATCGCCTTAAACTGCGGCGCCATTCCGCGGGAATTGATCGGCAGTGAGCTGTTTGGCTATGAAGAGGGGGCCTTTACCGGCGCCAAACGCGGCGGCAAGCCGGGAAAGTTTGAGTTGGCCGCCGGGGGCACCCTGTTTCTGGATGAAATCGGCGATATGCCGCTGGAGCAGCAAATTTCCCTGCTCAGAGTCATACAGGAAAAAAAGGTGATGCGGATCGGCGGCGATAGAATGATTCCGGTGAATGTGCGGCTGATTTGCGCCACCAATAAAAACTTACGCAAGGAAGTGGAAAAAGGCTCCTTCCGGCAAGATTTATTTTACCGGCTCAATGTGGTGACCATCACCATTCCCCCCCTGCGTGACCGCAGGGAAGACATCCCGCTCTTGTTCACCTGCTTTATGGAAAAGCTGGGACGGGACCGGCGCTGCAGTCTTTACGTCGAGCCGGAAGTGATGGACTGCCTGCAGCGGTACAACTGGCCGGGTAATGTGCGGGAATTGCAGAACGTGGTGGAAAGAGCGGCCAGCCTGGCGGAAACCGGCGTGATTGCCTTGCGGCATCTGCCAGTCGAAATCAGCCTGCCTGCCGGACATCTTCCAGCGGTTGCTTTATTGCCGGCAGTCCCCGTTCTCGAGTGCCGGGAGCAAAGGCAAAAACTGGCCAAAGATGCGGAACGGCACAGAATCCTGACACTGCTGGATGTACATGCCGGCAATGTCAGCCAGGTGGCAAGAGAACTGGGCGTCTCGCGGAAAACATTGTACGATAAGATGCGGCGGCATTCCATACGCAATTAGGACCGTTGAAAGAGGCCCATCTGCGTTGTCAGGGCTGCGCGCGCTCTCGCAGCCCTTCCTAGCATCTGGACCTTTTTGAACGGTCCCGGATTCGAAGCTGCAGATGCGTTTGGCCATAGGTTCCTGGAAGACATAAAGTAGTGGAGGGAATGGCGTGAGCAGTTTCGGCGAAAGAGAAAATATAGCCGCCCTTATCCTGGCTGCCGGGTATTCGTCCCGTGCGCCGCAGTTTAAGCCGTTACTGCCTTTGGGCGATTCTACCGTGATTGAGCAGGTCATCCGCAATTTTCGCCGGGCGGGTATTAAGGATATTACCGTCGTGGCGGGCCACCGGGCCGGGGAACTGATACCGGTGCTGGAACGGGCCCGGGTCCGGTGGGTAGTGAATGAACAATATAGCCAGGGCATGTACTCCTCCGTCGTAAGCGGCGTAAAGACTCTTGCCGCCGCAACTCAGGCCTGCTTTCTGCTGCCGGGGGATATGCCTCTGGTAAAAAGCCATACGCTGAAAGTCTTATGCCGGACCTACCGTAAACTAAGCCCCTATGTCTGTTATCCCGTAATTCAGGGTGAGCGGGGGCACCCGCCGCTGCTTTCATCCCGCCTGTTTCCGGAAATCCTGGCCTGGCAGGGACAAGGGGGACTGCGGCCGCTGCTGGCCCGGTATGAAGCCTGGGCCGAGGAGGCTGAGGTACAGGATGGGGGAATTGCAGCCGACCTGGACACAGGGGAGGATTATGAGAATATTTGCCGCTTATTTGCCCGGCGGGAGGCACCGGCTTTAGCGGAGTGTGAAGCCATTTTGCGCAAGCGGGCTGCGCCGGAGCCGGTGGTCAGGCACAGCCGGCTGGTGTCGGCAGTGGCCTGGCGGCTGGCTGACAGCCTGAATCAGGCGGGGCTGGGACTTAATCTGGAGCTGGTGGCGGCAGCGGGGCTGCTGCATGATTTGGCCAAAGGAAAACCGGATCATGCCCGTTATGGGGCGAATATTTTGCGCCGCCTGGGCTATCCGAAGGTGGCGGCCATCGTGGCTGTTCATGGCGATATCGCCTTTGAAGAAGAGTCGCCGCTGGATGAAGCGGCGGTCGTATACCTGGCGGATAAACTGGTGCAAGGCGACCGGATTGTTTCTGTGGATGAGCGGTTTCGCCCTTCTTTGCAACGGTTTGCCGCCGATGAGGCTGTATTGCCTCTGATTGAAAAACGGCGGTCAACGGCGCAAAGAATCGGCGCAAAGGCAGAACTGCTTTTAGGCGCCGATTTAGCGACGGTATGCCCTGCCGGAGCAGGAAAGGAAGGTATAAGATGAAACTGGGAGAGACAGAGGAGGTATTGAGCACCACGGAAAGTCTGTGCCCGGTGTGCCTCAGGCGCATACCGGCCCAGCGCCTGGCCGCAGGGGATGATGTATACCTGGCGAAATCCTGTCCGGACCACGGCGGCTTCAGGACAATCATCTGGCGGGGACAGCCGGCGTATCACTCCTGGGCTGTGACTAAACTGCCCTCGCAGCCGCCTGTGTGCGCCCAGCCGGCAGAGAAGGGATGCCCCTTTGACTGCGGCTTATGTCCGGATCATCGCCAGCATACCTGCTGCGTTTTGCTGGAAGTCACCCAGCGCTGCAATTTAAACTGCCCGGTTTGTTTCGCTTTCGCCGGCGGCGATCACACCCGGGAGGACCCCGATCTGAAGACGGTTGAAAACTGGTATCGCCTGCTGCTGGCCAGCGGCGGACCCTATAATATCCAGCTGTCGGGCGGCGAACCTACCCTGCGGGATGATCTGCCGAACATTATCGCGTTGGGGCGGTCTTTGGGCTTTACTTTCTTTCAGCTGAATACCAATGGCCTGCGACTGGCAAGAGAACCAGGCTATGCAGAGCGACTGAAGCAGGCCGGTTTAGACTGTGTTTTTCTGCAGTTTGATGGAACCAGCGACCGGGTCTATGAAACCATGCGGGGCAAAGCCTTGCTGGACGTCAAAAAAGCCGCCGTCGACAACTGCGCCCGGCAGCAATTAGGCGTGGTCCTGGTGCCTACTCTGGCGCCGGGCGTGAACCGGCTGGATATCGGCGGCATTCTGCAGCTTGCCCTGTCTTTGATGCCCACAGTGCGGGGGGTTCATTTTCAGCCGGTGAGCTATTTTGGCCGTTATCCCCAACCCCCTTCAGACAAGGAGCGGATTACCATTCCGGAAGTGTTGCGGGCCATTGAGGAGCAAACGGGAGGCCGTATGAAGGCTGAGGATTTTCATCCCCCGGGAGCGGAAAATTCCTATTGCTCGTTCAGCGCGCATTATGTTGTGATGGCTGACGGCGAGCTGAAAGCTTTGAGCCGGCGGCAGGCATGCTGTTGTCCGCCGCAGCCGGCGGCGGAAGGAGCCAGGAAAGCCCAGGCCTTTGTGGCCAGGCACTGGGCCGGCTCCTGCTGCAGCCAGGCCGCGGGGGCAGATGAGGAAAG comes from the Acetonema longum DSM 6540 genome and includes:
- a CDS encoding DVU_1557 family redox protein: MGKQEEQPENIGCDKCSIPLTLGKVRLAYLGSVFPVELYKCPRCGLVYIPEALARGKMQEVEAALEDK
- the trsM gene encoding DVU_1556 family methyltransferase, with the translated sequence MMQTDRISEGSLWSRLPEGARPGGLKLTRRLVNCCGFAPNAKVTDIGCGIGATVEYLRDKCGLDPVGVDISEASLQKGRERSAGLLLVRAAGDALPFAGGSVQGVLAECSLSVMEDMGRVLDEIHRILVPGGKLAVTDLYLREPDPAPPDAAADSGRIAGVLNQAGMLRLIEAKAFRLLLWEDHTVLLKEFVAGFIMAHGSLEELQSCMPAQGGRQNWPAARQLGYCLLVAEKSTLEVTE
- a CDS encoding sigma-54-dependent Fis family transcriptional regulator; its protein translation is MKATTLGTFDNILGEWGRFISSKKHNPSHVRPRIAESWFRCFQAGVSPCSLAPHRSLDAVTLHKVLQEKEMLIKIAKPFMANLYQFVRGSGFVVVLTDENGHIMELFDDEDTLTNPMTQDFFRGASWHEEEAGTNAIGTALVLGEPIQVSGAEHFRQKHHCLTCSAAPILYSDGRIIGILDMSGASHLSHLHTLGMVAAAAEAITAQLNIRRKNQELAIINNRLTNFFNAVSDGVIMIDQNDMVTEINPAAWKIFGHAREDILGQPVQQLFEGKESGKSKVSAAHEPYTDRAVMADTQYGPCQCLASGEPVVNEQGAVTGGIIILRPIKQVQNLVNRFSGYSATLQFHDIIGESVEIREAVRLASLTAINSSNILLQGESGTGKEIFAQAIHNRSAQHAGPFIALNCGAIPRELIGSELFGYEEGAFTGAKRGGKPGKFELAAGGTLFLDEIGDMPLEQQISLLRVIQEKKVMRIGGDRMIPVNVRLICATNKNLRKEVEKGSFRQDLFYRLNVVTITIPPLRDRREDIPLLFTCFMEKLGRDRRCSLYVEPEVMDCLQRYNWPGNVRELQNVVERAASLAETGVIALRHLPVEISLPAGHLPAVALLPAVPVLECREQRQKLAKDAERHRILTLLDVHAGNVSQVARELGVSRKTLYDKMRRHSIRN
- a CDS encoding DVU_1551 family NTP transferase encodes the protein MSSFGERENIAALILAAGYSSRAPQFKPLLPLGDSTVIEQVIRNFRRAGIKDITVVAGHRAGELIPVLERARVRWVVNEQYSQGMYSSVVSGVKTLAAATQACFLLPGDMPLVKSHTLKVLCRTYRKLSPYVCYPVIQGERGHPPLLSSRLFPEILAWQGQGGLRPLLARYEAWAEEAEVQDGGIAADLDTGEDYENICRLFARREAPALAECEAILRKRAAPEPVVRHSRLVSAVAWRLADSLNQAGLGLNLELVAAAGLLHDLAKGKPDHARYGANILRRLGYPKVAAIVAVHGDIAFEEESPLDEAAVVYLADKLVQGDRIVSVDERFRPSLQRFAADEAVLPLIEKRRSTAQRIGAKAELLLGADLATVCPAGAGKEGIR
- the trsS gene encoding radical SAM (seleno)protein TrsS, which gives rise to MKLGETEEVLSTTESLCPVCLRRIPAQRLAAGDDVYLAKSCPDHGGFRTIIWRGQPAYHSWAVTKLPSQPPVCAQPAEKGCPFDCGLCPDHRQHTCCVLLEVTQRCNLNCPVCFAFAGGDHTREDPDLKTVENWYRLLLASGGPYNIQLSGGEPTLRDDLPNIIALGRSLGFTFFQLNTNGLRLAREPGYAERLKQAGLDCVFLQFDGTSDRVYETMRGKALLDVKKAAVDNCARQQLGVVLVPTLAPGVNRLDIGGILQLALSLMPTVRGVHFQPVSYFGRYPQPPSDKERITIPEVLRAIEEQTGGRMKAEDFHPPGAENSYCSFSAHYVVMADGELKALSRRQACCCPPQPAAEGARKAQAFVARHWAGSCCSQAAGADEERASEDCAMNLDSLDVFLKRVGEFSFCVSGMAFQDVWNLELERLRDCFIHVVSPDARIIPFCAYNLTDREGRPLYRPGWQLPQPS